A region of uncultured Anaeromusa sp. DNA encodes the following proteins:
- a CDS encoding C40 family peptidase: MWLQVTKKWLLMGLIVVAASIVTTPAAAFKLTVANQFDKQKSISLLYFDESVEKWLCVGWYNVLAGEEKEISIPKSQNLPYAFAYSSAWQGGDKSDNMQMIVPKGKFRYYQDEDFPAEADAKLVTFGKFEISNGVARILLGNEKNTAPTQTASNRIGSKIVELAMQLRGKPYVWGGSSPANGFDCSGLTYYVLGQLGISIERTADLQYHRQEAIGLKDLLPGDLVFFAWHGGDAEHVGIYIGNGKYIDAQNTVGAGPGATGEVLISAFDNWNKKYFIGGRRFR; encoded by the coding sequence ATGTGGTTGCAAGTAACAAAAAAGTGGTTGTTAATGGGATTGATTGTGGTGGCGGCAAGCATTGTAACTACTCCGGCGGCTGCCTTTAAACTTACGGTGGCCAATCAGTTTGACAAACAAAAAAGCATTTCTCTACTTTATTTTGATGAAAGTGTAGAAAAATGGCTTTGCGTCGGTTGGTATAATGTGCTGGCTGGAGAAGAAAAAGAAATTTCCATTCCTAAATCACAAAATCTGCCTTATGCATTTGCCTATAGCTCCGCTTGGCAAGGCGGGGACAAAAGTGACAATATGCAGATGATCGTGCCTAAAGGAAAATTTCGTTACTATCAAGATGAAGATTTTCCAGCTGAAGCTGATGCCAAGTTGGTGACTTTTGGAAAATTTGAGATTAGTAACGGCGTGGCGCGGATTTTATTAGGGAATGAAAAGAATACGGCACCAACGCAGACTGCATCGAATCGTATTGGCAGTAAAATTGTTGAATTGGCAATGCAGCTGAGGGGCAAGCCGTATGTATGGGGCGGCTCTTCACCAGCCAATGGCTTTGATTGTTCTGGACTTACTTATTATGTACTTGGACAGTTGGGAATTTCGATTGAACGTACAGCGGACTTGCAGTATCACCGGCAAGAGGCAATTGGCCTTAAAGACCTGTTGCCGGGAGATTTGGTGTTCTTTGCCTGGCATGGCGGGGACGCGGAGCATGTAGGTATTTATATTGGCAATGGGAAGTATATTGATGCGCAAAACACTGTGGGAGCAGGGCCTGGAGCCACAGGTGAGGTACTGATAAGCGCTTTTGACAATTGGAATAAAAAGTATTTTATAGGGGGACGGCGCTTTCGTTAA
- a CDS encoding DUF5684 domain-containing protein, with amino-acid sequence MEAIFSFIWYLVFSYAMAKIGQKLAVGKFWHYFIPLYNIVLLCRCAGASPLWFLGLCLPVVNFAVLIYLYGRIAVRLGKNFWLYGVGSLVLGLGVYVMAWDNSRPVEGVQ; translated from the coding sequence ATGGAAGCTATATTTTCTTTTATTTGGTATCTTGTTTTTTCGTATGCTATGGCTAAAATTGGTCAAAAACTTGCCGTAGGAAAATTCTGGCACTATTTCATTCCCTTATATAATATTGTATTGCTTTGCCGTTGCGCTGGCGCAAGTCCATTGTGGTTTTTGGGTCTATGTTTGCCGGTAGTTAATTTTGCAGTATTGATATATCTGTATGGAAGAATTGCAGTGCGGTTGGGAAAAAACTTCTGGCTCTATGGTGTGGGATCGTTAGTCTTGGGGCTAGGTGTCTATGTTATGGCTTGGGATAACTCAAGACCTGTGGAGGGTGTGCAGTAA